One Thermoanaerobacter pseudethanolicus ATCC 33223 DNA window includes the following coding sequences:
- a CDS encoding YerC/YecD family TrpR-related protein, translating to MYESKIKDELVDQLFEAILKLKNIEECYRFFEDIATINEIKALAQRLEVAKMLRQKKTYIEIAEKTGASTATISRVNRALNYGANGYKIILDRLETESRD from the coding sequence ATGTACGAATCCAAAATTAAGGATGAACTGGTAGACCAGTTATTTGAGGCTATTCTAAAACTTAAAAACATAGAGGAATGTTACAGGTTTTTTGAAGATATTGCTACAATAAATGAAATAAAGGCATTAGCACAAAGATTGGAAGTTGCAAAAATGCTTCGCCAAAAGAAGACTTACATAGAAATTGCAGAAAAGACAGGAGCAAGTACTGCTACCATAAGCAGAGTAAATAGGGCATTGAATTATGGAGCAAATGGATATAAAATTATATTAGATAGATTAGAAACAGAATCCCGGGATTAA